The proteins below are encoded in one region of Rhododendron vialii isolate Sample 1 chromosome 7a, ASM3025357v1:
- the LOC131333677 gene encoding pentatricopeptide repeat-containing protein At5g46580, chloroplastic, whose amino-acid sequence MAATLSRAVDVHCTLQATSDSNRPFFLTSPLIRLPNRRRFFTISCSSSSSSSRYPPKPPPDYEDIHPQNPSLSDQLKSLSTTLLNQTPQQAQLQTKPKSTWVNPTRPKPSVLNLQRQKKSQQHLYNPQVRDLKHFARKLDECENSEAAFMAAIEDMPHPPSRENSLLVLNSLRQWQKTLLFFNWIKTQKLFPMETIFYNVAMKSLRFGRQFQLTEDLAYDMIDNGIELDNITYSTIITCAKRCSLFDKAVEWFERMYKTGLMPDEVTYSGVIDVYAQLGKVEEVMSLYERGRASGWAPDHIAIAVLGKMFGEAGDYDGIRYVLDEMKSLGMQPNLVVYNTLLEALGKAGKPGLARSLFLEMIELGVTPNEKTLTALVKIYGKARWGRDALDLWERMRSNGWKMDYILCNTLLSMCADLGLEEDAERLFDDMKGSMTFKPNSWSYTAMLNTYGSLGNVDKAMKLFDEMSETGVEVNVMAVTCLIQCLGRAKRIDDLVRVFEFAMERGVQPDDRMCGSLMSIISYFEEGKDVDKVLALLQHANPELVSFIKLLEEEKTSFETIKEEFKGIMRATEVEARRPFCNCLIDICRDGNLHERAHELLYMGTVYGLYPGLHTKTPDEWRLNVRSLSVGAANTAFEEWMGTVTKVIEQKEELPKLFTASTGAGTHKLAQGLASAFESQVKRLAAPFRQSEEKAGVFLATREDIIAWAQLKAPSLAITS is encoded by the coding sequence ATGGCAGCAACTCTCTCCAGAGCAGTAGATGTCCACTGCACTCTACAAGCCACTTCAGATTCAAATCGCCCATTTTTCCTCACCTCTCCATTAATAAGGCTCCCCAACAGAAGGAGATTCTTCACCATCTCatgttcctcctcctcctcctcctctagATATCCCCCCAAACCCCCACCTGATTATGAAGACATTCACCCACAAAACCCATCTCTATCTGACCAACTCAAGTCCCTTTCCACCACCCTCCTCAATCAAACCCCCCAGCAAGCCCAGCTCCAAACCAAGCCTAAATCCACCTGGGTCAACCCAACCAGGCCTAAACCCTCTGTCCTCAACCTCCAAAGGCAGAAAAAGTCTCAGCAGCACTTGTACAATCCTCAGGTCAGAGACCTCAAGCACTTTGCCAGGAAGCTGGATGAGTGTGAAAACTCTGAAGCTGCTTTCATGGCAGCTATTGAAGATATGCCTCACCCACCCAGCAGAGAAAATTCACTCTTGGTGCTCAACAGCTTGAGGCAATGGCAAAAGACCCTCCTTTTCTTCAACTGGATCAAGACCCAGAAGCTGTTTCCCATGGAGACAATCTTCTACAACGTAGCAATGAAGTCCTTGAGGTTTGGCAGGCAGTTTCAGCTCACGGAAGATCTTGCCTATGATATGATTGATAATGGGATTGAGCTTGATAACATTACTTACTCCACTATAATCACTTGTGCCAAAAGGTGTAGCCTTTTTGACAAGGCTGTGGAGTGGTTTGAGAGGATGTACAAGACTGGTTTGATGCCTGATGAGGTCACGTACTCCGGTGTTATAGACGTGTATGCTCAACTGGGCAAAGTTGAGGAGGTGATGAGTCTGTATGAGAGAGGGAGGGCAAGTGGGTGGGCACCTGACCACATTGCAATTGCTGTGTTGGGGAAGATGTTTGGTGAAGCTGGGGACTATGATGGAATTAGGTATGTGCTTGATGAGATGAAGTCTCTTGGGATGCAGCCCAATTTGGTTGTGTACAACACGTTGTTGGAAGCATTGGGGAAAGCTGGGAAGCCTGGTTTGGCAAGAAGTTTATTCTTAGAAATGATCGAATTGGGGGTAACCCCGAACGAGAAAACCCTAACCGCGTTGGTTAAGATTTATGGCAAGGCTAGGTGGGGGAGAGATGCGCTGGATTTGTGGGAGCGAATGAGGTCGAATGGCTGGAAAATGGATTACATTTTGTGCAACACATTGCTGAGCATGTGTGCTGATCTAGGATTGGAGGAGGACGCGGAGAGGTTGTTTGATGATATGAAGGGATCGATGACTTTTAAGCCGAATAGTTGGAGCTACACCGCGATGCTCAACACATACGGCAGTTTGGGGAATGTAGATAAGGCGATGAAGTTGTTCGATGAAATGTCTGAGACAGGTGTTGAGGTGAATGTCATGGCAGTGACTTGTTTGATACAATGCTTGGGGAGGGCTAAGAGGATTGATGACTTAGTTAGGGTCTTCGAGTTCGCAATGGAAAGAGGTGTTCAGCCAGATGATAGGATGTGCGGATCCTTGATGTCTATCATTTCATATTTCGAAGAAGGCAAAGATGTCGATAAGGTCCTTGCTCTTTTACAACACGCAAACCCAGAATTAGTTTCGTTCATCAAATTGCTAGAGGAAGAAAAAACTAGTTTTGAAACCATCAAAGAGGAGTTTAAAGGCATAATGAGGGCCACAGAGGTCGAAGCACGAAGACCCTTCTGCAATTGCTTGATTGATATATGTCGAGACGGGAATCTCCATGAGAGGGCCCACGAGCTGCTTTACATGGGGACAGTATACGGTTTGTATCCGGGATTGCACACAAAGACGCCTGATGAATGGCGACTGAATGTCCGATCGTTGTCAGTTGGTGCGGCCAACACAGCATTTGAAGAATGGATGGGGACCGTAACAAAAGTCATTGAGCAGAAAGAAGAATTGCCAAAACTGTTTACTGCTAGCACTGGTGCAGGAACACACAAGTTGGCACAAGGACTGGCTAGTGCTTTTGAATCTCAGGTGAAGAGACTTGCTGCACCGTTTAGGCAGAGTGAAGAGAAAGCTGGGGTTTTTCTTGCAACAAGAGAAGATATAATAGCATGGGCACAATTGAAGGCTCCATCTCTCGCTATCACCTCATAA